A genome region from Chlorobaculum tepidum TLS includes the following:
- a CDS encoding CPBP family intramembrane glutamic endopeptidase, translating to MNFPDDPKPHRRPRFFDTVLVLLFVLAAYPIVGALLTILVAGGNPFGNGFEAATHSFVVRLLVAQAFGQMVVLALPVFWLARRFSGDGLFGNTTLEWLGIRKHGGSRPALIAGAGMLLLQPALYSIVELQTLLLPYLGTFGKSLLQEQATLDIFLKKLAGGASIGGSVLSILVLVLTPAICEELFFRGYIQKSFVLSLSPQRAVLFTGIVFALFHMEWFNFVPLTLLGWYIGYIYWKSDNLLVPAVAHGTNNLAALVLLKSGIDSGSATDPSSGLLVSWPWWGLVVVSLSLFFLLIRYFPVRPALQDADNPMPPGHRWKSQC from the coding sequence ATGAATTTCCCTGACGATCCGAAGCCGCACCGGCGGCCCCGTTTTTTCGATACCGTTTTGGTTTTGCTTTTCGTATTGGCCGCCTATCCGATTGTTGGCGCGCTTCTGACCATACTGGTGGCGGGGGGTAATCCTTTCGGCAATGGATTCGAAGCGGCAACCCATTCGTTCGTGGTGCGTCTTCTCGTAGCTCAGGCATTCGGGCAGATGGTGGTGCTTGCGCTTCCGGTGTTCTGGCTTGCAAGGCGCTTTTCCGGCGACGGATTGTTCGGCAATACAACGCTTGAGTGGCTGGGGATCAGAAAGCACGGCGGCAGCCGACCTGCGTTGATAGCCGGGGCCGGAATGCTGCTGTTGCAACCCGCGCTGTACAGCATTGTCGAGTTGCAGACGCTTCTGCTGCCTTATCTTGGCACTTTTGGGAAGTCGCTTCTGCAGGAGCAGGCCACGCTTGACATTTTTCTCAAAAAACTTGCCGGAGGTGCGTCGATCGGGGGGAGCGTCCTGTCGATTCTTGTGCTTGTCCTGACTCCGGCGATCTGCGAAGAGCTGTTTTTTCGCGGGTACATCCAGAAAAGTTTTGTCCTGAGCCTTTCCCCGCAAAGGGCGGTGCTTTTTACAGGGATTGTGTTTGCCCTGTTTCACATGGAGTGGTTCAATTTCGTGCCGCTGACTTTGCTCGGGTGGTATATTGGGTATATTTACTGGAAATCTGATAATCTCCTGGTTCCCGCCGTCGCGCACGGCACCAACAATCTGGCCGCGCTCGTTCTGCTAAAAAGCGGCATCGATTCAGGCAGCGCAACTGATCCGTCTTCCGGATTGCTTGTTTCCTGGCCGTGGTGGGGTCTTGTGGTGGTTTCGTTGTCTCTTTTTTTTCTGCTGATCCGGTATTTTCCGGTGAGGCCGGCATTGCAGGATGCCGATAACCCGATGCCTCCCGGGCATCGCTGGAAATCTCAGTGTTGA
- a CDS encoding phosphatidate cytidylyltransferase → MQRVAVAIVGIPLLLWLNMQGGLYFLGLVLALSLMATWEFWRLATHRAHPPSVVILLPLTAFVQLDFYYGFIGYWEAILAVVMLLYVLEIWRNQGSQFMNLGATLVGLLYVNLSFGALLRLRLSETTGEGSGEALVLLMLLCVWAADIFAYFGGRGFGGKFIKKRLFARISPKKTWEGYLAGIAGSALAAWACSAYISGCPDGRAIPAGLLIGVVAPAGDLLESMFKRDAGVKDSSGVIPGHGGVLDRFDTVMFVSPLLYFLVHHW, encoded by the coding sequence ATGCAGAGAGTGGCGGTTGCCATTGTGGGCATTCCGCTGTTACTCTGGCTCAATATGCAAGGTGGTTTGTATTTTCTGGGGCTGGTGCTCGCGCTCAGCCTCATGGCGACCTGGGAGTTCTGGCGCCTGGCCACGCATCGGGCACATCCGCCGTCGGTTGTTATTCTGCTGCCGCTGACTGCCTTTGTGCAGCTCGATTTCTATTACGGCTTCATCGGCTACTGGGAGGCGATTCTCGCCGTGGTCATGCTTCTGTATGTGCTTGAAATATGGCGGAACCAGGGTTCCCAGTTCATGAACCTCGGTGCGACGCTTGTCGGTCTGCTCTACGTGAACCTAAGCTTTGGTGCGTTGCTCAGGCTCCGCTTGTCGGAGACCACCGGCGAGGGTTCCGGCGAGGCGCTGGTGCTGCTCATGTTGCTGTGTGTCTGGGCGGCGGATATTTTCGCCTATTTCGGCGGACGCGGATTCGGAGGCAAGTTTATCAAAAAGAGGCTCTTTGCGCGCATCAGCCCGAAGAAGACCTGGGAGGGCTATCTTGCTGGAATTGCCGGAAGCGCGCTGGCGGCGTGGGCCTGCTCGGCGTACATCTCCGGCTGCCCCGACGGGCGGGCGATACCGGCGGGCCTGCTCATCGGCGTGGTCGCGCCCGCAGGCGACCTGCTCGAATCGATGTTCAAGCGTGATGCGGGAGTCAAGGACTCATCGGGTGTCATTCCGGGGCACGGCGGTGTGCTTGACCGCTTTGATACCGTGATGTTCGTCTCCCCGCTGCTCTATTTCCTCGTGCATCACTGGTGA
- the rimP gene encoding ribosome maturation factor RimP translates to MTDDLIKKAIGETIGELSATSGEEIYVVEAAIRAGGRKIELTVDTDKGVSIDQCAKLSRAIRARLEACEEDSMLSSGEFDLMVSSPGIGEPIQVQRQYLRHLGRLIRVNYLDEEEQPKEITGKLLEAAVGPEAEQPSITIEAVKEGRKKRTAGEPPVTIRLADVVRAVVQTEL, encoded by the coding sequence ATGACGGATGATTTGATAAAGAAGGCGATTGGCGAAACGATCGGTGAACTCTCTGCCACAAGCGGTGAAGAGATTTACGTTGTCGAAGCTGCCATTCGCGCGGGCGGCAGGAAAATCGAACTGACCGTCGATACCGACAAAGGGGTCAGCATCGATCAGTGTGCAAAGCTAAGCCGGGCCATCAGGGCGCGTCTTGAAGCGTGCGAAGAGGATAGCATGCTTTCGAGCGGAGAGTTCGATCTCATGGTTTCATCTCCCGGTATTGGCGAGCCGATCCAGGTGCAGCGTCAGTACTTGCGGCATCTGGGCCGTTTGATCCGGGTGAACTACCTCGACGAAGAGGAGCAGCCGAAGGAGATTACGGGCAAGTTGCTCGAAGCCGCCGTCGGGCCCGAAGCCGAGCAGCCATCGATCACCATCGAAGCCGTCAAAGAGGGGCGAAAAAAGAGAACCGCCGGAGAGCCGCCGGTGACGATTCGCCTTGCCGATGTCGTCAGGGCGGTGGTGCAGACCGAGTTGTAA
- a CDS encoding PTS sugar transporter subunit IIA: protein MKIEALLTEKHINLNLGSSSKDEVIDTLIAMVADHDKVRDLKQLAEDVRKREREMSTGIGKNIGLPHAKTSAVTEPVLALATLSNEVDFESIDNQPVKIVFLLATPETMLAEHLKLLGRITRLAGRDDVRRKLIDAATPADVLELFKQEERDLPQI from the coding sequence ATGAAAATCGAAGCCCTTCTCACAGAAAAGCACATCAACCTGAATCTCGGTTCCAGTTCAAAGGACGAGGTGATCGATACGCTGATCGCTATGGTGGCTGATCATGACAAGGTCAGGGATTTAAAGCAGCTTGCCGAGGATGTACGAAAGCGGGAACGAGAGATGTCCACGGGCATCGGCAAGAACATCGGGTTGCCGCACGCCAAGACCTCGGCGGTGACCGAACCGGTGCTGGCACTCGCCACGCTTTCCAATGAGGTCGATTTTGAGTCGATCGACAACCAGCCGGTGAAGATCGTGTTCCTGCTTGCCACGCCGGAGACCATGCTTGCCGAGCATCTCAAACTGCTCGGACGCATCACCAGGCTTGCGGGCCGGGACGATGTTCGCCGCAAGCTCATCGACGCGGCAACCCCCGCAGATGTGCTCGAACTTTTCAAGCAGGAGGAGAGGGATCTCCCCCAGATTTAA
- a CDS encoding glutaredoxin family protein, which translates to MRPQVTIYGKPECCLCDDALKVLEAVRKRIPFDIEKRDISGNADLIERYGLSIPVIFVDGKLAFKHRIDKERLIALLKGQ; encoded by the coding sequence ATGAGGCCGCAAGTGACCATCTACGGCAAGCCGGAGTGCTGCCTCTGCGACGATGCGCTCAAAGTGCTCGAAGCAGTGCGTAAGCGGATTCCGTTCGATATCGAGAAGCGGGACATCTCCGGCAACGCGGATCTCATCGAGCGTTACGGGTTGAGCATTCCGGTCATCTTCGTCGATGGCAAACTCGCCTTCAAGCACCGGATCGACAAGGAGCGCCTGATTGCTCTGCTCAAAGGGCAATAA
- the hisS gene encoding histidine--tRNA ligase, giving the protein MTQFQGVKGTRDIFPDEISRWHYVEGVVHSVAALYGFSEIRTPVFEYTELFQRGIGATTDIVGKEMFTFLPDPNGRSLTLRPEMTAGVMRACLQKNLLSQAPVHKLWYISDLFRKERPQAGRQRQFTQFGAELLGVSNPAAVAEVLTLMMQVFETLGLHGLRLRINSLGDLDDRARYREALRAYFQPYEADLDELSKERLKKNPLRILDSKNPALQEMIMGAPRLYHSLKPESVAEFEQVLAYLDDRQIAYNVDHLLVRGLDYYCHTAFEVTSSELGAQDAIGGGGRYDGLARELGASADLPAVGFAVGMERLMIVMEKQGLFATLNPHGPLVSVIIQQKELAGHAMQVAFHLRKAGIKTEIDLAERSMKAQMRDANRMGSAYALFVGQSEFESGIYALKNLVTSEQTSLDLDAIIEVLREPAARESLRP; this is encoded by the coding sequence ATGACACAGTTCCAAGGAGTGAAAGGGACGAGAGATATTTTTCCTGATGAGATTTCGAGATGGCACTATGTCGAGGGGGTTGTCCACTCGGTAGCCGCGCTGTACGGATTCAGCGAAATCCGTACGCCTGTTTTCGAGTACACCGAGCTCTTTCAGCGCGGCATAGGAGCGACCACCGATATCGTCGGCAAGGAGATGTTCACCTTTCTTCCCGATCCCAATGGCCGCTCCCTGACGCTTCGTCCCGAGATGACCGCAGGCGTGATGCGCGCCTGCTTGCAGAAGAACCTGCTCTCGCAAGCGCCAGTGCACAAGCTCTGGTACATTAGCGATCTGTTCCGCAAGGAGCGCCCGCAGGCTGGCCGTCAGCGCCAGTTCACGCAGTTCGGCGCGGAGCTGCTCGGTGTATCCAACCCGGCGGCGGTGGCCGAAGTGCTTACCCTCATGATGCAGGTGTTTGAAACGCTCGGGCTGCACGGCTTGCGACTGCGCATCAACTCGCTTGGCGACCTCGACGACCGTGCGCGGTATCGCGAGGCGCTCCGGGCCTACTTCCAGCCTTACGAGGCCGACCTCGACGAGTTGTCGAAGGAGCGGCTTAAAAAGAATCCGTTGCGCATCCTCGATTCGAAAAATCCCGCTTTGCAGGAGATGATCATGGGCGCGCCGAGGCTCTACCATTCGCTCAAGCCGGAGTCTGTGGCCGAATTCGAGCAGGTGCTCGCCTATCTCGACGACAGGCAAATCGCCTACAACGTCGATCACCTGCTGGTGCGCGGACTCGATTATTACTGCCACACGGCTTTCGAGGTGACCAGCTCCGAGCTTGGCGCGCAGGACGCTATTGGCGGCGGCGGGCGCTACGACGGCTTGGCGCGTGAACTTGGAGCTTCCGCTGATCTGCCCGCCGTGGGTTTCGCCGTCGGCATGGAGCGGCTCATGATTGTCATGGAGAAGCAGGGGCTGTTCGCGACGCTCAATCCGCATGGTCCTCTTGTTTCTGTCATCATACAGCAAAAGGAGCTTGCCGGGCATGCCATGCAGGTCGCTTTCCATTTGCGCAAGGCAGGCATCAAAACCGAGATCGATCTTGCCGAACGGAGCATGAAGGCGCAGATGCGTGACGCCAACCGAATGGGTTCGGCCTACGCGCTCTTCGTTGGCCAGTCGGAATTCGAGTCGGGCATCTATGCGCTCAAGAATCTCGTCACTTCCGAGCAGACCTCGCTCGATCTTGACGCCATCATCGAGGTGTTGCGCGAACCGGCGGCGCGGGAGTCGCTCAGGCCATGA